The Bryobacteraceae bacterium genome includes a window with the following:
- a CDS encoding terminase codes for MKIRRTIPYSPLPSQRRFHESTARFKGFSGPIGSGKSQALCHEALKLAYLNPGRTGLIGAPTYPMLRDATQAALFEVMRESGIPFEFNKAENQALLLDTESRILFRSLDEYERLRGTNLAWFGVDELTYASEEAWVRLEGRLRDPRASRLCGFGVWTPKGYDWVWERFIHDPVEGYECVQAAPFENRHLLERVPDFYERLKHSYDEAFYAQEVLGEYLNPSQGLVYHAFDRKVHVQKLEADRRLELLWALDFNVDPMSSVVVQEVEGRIHVVDEIVLRRASTRDACEEFTRRYGGWEAGLVIYGDACASRLQTSGTTDREIIESYFAERGEKPSYRIPRKNPSVRERAALVNARLKNAAGEVGLLVDPKCKELILDFERVQWAENSSEIDKAKDPRRTHLSDALGYLLWERRQAAPTAGERDQRLYW; via the coding sequence ATGAAGATCCGGAGGACCATCCCGTATTCGCCGCTGCCTTCGCAGCGCAGATTCCACGAGTCGACGGCGCGGTTCAAAGGGTTTTCCGGTCCAATCGGCAGCGGGAAGAGCCAGGCGCTGTGCCACGAGGCGCTGAAGCTGGCTTATCTGAATCCGGGGAGGACGGGACTGATCGGAGCGCCGACGTATCCAATGCTGCGCGACGCGACGCAGGCGGCGCTGTTCGAGGTGATGCGGGAGAGCGGGATTCCGTTCGAGTTCAACAAGGCGGAGAACCAGGCGTTGCTGCTGGACACGGAATCGCGCATCCTGTTCCGGTCGCTGGACGAATACGAGCGGCTGAGGGGCACGAATCTGGCGTGGTTCGGAGTGGACGAGCTGACCTACGCGAGCGAGGAAGCCTGGGTGAGGCTCGAGGGCAGGCTGAGGGACCCGCGGGCGAGCAGGCTTTGCGGGTTCGGGGTATGGACGCCGAAGGGCTACGACTGGGTGTGGGAGCGGTTCATCCACGATCCGGTGGAAGGGTACGAGTGCGTGCAGGCGGCGCCGTTCGAGAACCGGCACCTGCTGGAGCGGGTTCCTGATTTTTACGAACGGCTGAAGCACAGCTACGACGAGGCGTTTTACGCGCAGGAGGTGCTGGGCGAGTACCTGAATCCGTCGCAGGGGCTGGTGTACCACGCGTTCGACCGGAAGGTGCATGTGCAGAAGCTGGAGGCGGACCGGAGGCTGGAGCTGCTGTGGGCGCTGGACTTCAACGTGGATCCGATGTCGAGCGTGGTGGTGCAGGAGGTGGAGGGGCGGATCCACGTGGTGGATGAGATCGTGCTGCGGCGCGCGAGCACGCGGGACGCGTGCGAGGAATTCACGCGGCGGTACGGAGGCTGGGAAGCGGGGCTGGTGATCTACGGGGATGCGTGCGCGAGCCGCCTGCAGACGAGCGGGACGACGGACCGGGAGATCATCGAGAGCTACTTCGCCGAGCGGGGAGAGAAGCCTTCGTACCGGATTCCGCGCAAGAACCCGTCGGTGCGGGAGCGGGCGGCACTGGTCAACGCGCGGCTGAAGAATGCGGCGGGCGAGGTGGGGCTGCTGGTGGACCCGAAGTGCAAGGAGCTGATCCTGGACTTCGAGCGGGTGCAATGGGCGGAGAACAGCAGCGAGATCGACAAGGCGAAAGACCCGCGGCGGACGCATCTGAGCGACGCACTGGGGTACCTGCTGTGGGAGCGGCGGCAGGCTGCGCCGACGGCCGGTGAACGGGACCAAAGGCTGTACTGGTGA
- the putA gene encoding proline dehydrogenase produces the protein MLRAAFLFLSRRRLLRRWMETSPVAAGLTRRFIAGQRLEDVIAVARRLQQENILSTLDHLGENVTSADEAAAARVCIEEALDAIAAAGLPATVSIKLTQFGLDISDSLCRSNVEAVLLKARSIGSRVEIDMESSEYVTRTLQIVEDLHSAHNGLRAVLQAYLYRTAGDLRRLNALRVPVRLCKGAYNEPPSVAWPRKHEVNSSYARLARILLDEGEDPAFATHDPRMIDLILEHAARNSRPTSSFEFQMLYGVRRDLQRMLVSHGYRLRLYVPYGDAWYPYFMRRLAERPANAIFILKNLFRH, from the coding sequence ATGCTGAGAGCCGCGTTCCTCTTCCTCTCCCGCCGCCGCCTGCTCCGTCGCTGGATGGAAACCTCGCCCGTCGCGGCCGGGCTGACGCGCCGCTTCATCGCCGGCCAGCGCCTCGAAGACGTCATCGCCGTCGCCCGCCGTCTTCAGCAGGAGAACATCCTCTCCACCCTCGACCACCTCGGCGAAAACGTCACTTCAGCCGATGAAGCCGCTGCCGCCCGCGTCTGCATTGAAGAGGCCCTCGACGCCATTGCGGCCGCCGGACTCCCCGCCACCGTCTCCATCAAGCTCACTCAGTTCGGCCTCGACATCTCCGACTCGCTCTGCCGTTCCAATGTCGAAGCAGTGCTTCTGAAAGCCCGCTCCATCGGCTCCCGCGTGGAGATCGACATGGAATCCAGCGAGTACGTCACCCGCACCCTCCAGATCGTCGAGGATCTCCACTCCGCGCACAACGGCCTCCGGGCCGTCCTGCAGGCCTACCTCTACCGCACTGCCGGCGACCTTCGCCGTCTCAACGCCCTGCGCGTCCCCGTGCGCCTCTGCAAAGGCGCCTACAACGAGCCCCCCTCCGTCGCCTGGCCCCGCAAGCACGAGGTCAACTCCAGCTACGCCCGCCTCGCCCGCATCCTCCTCGACGAGGGCGAGGACCCCGCCTTCGCCACCCACGATCCCCGCATGATCGATCTCATCCTCGAGCACGCTGCCCGCAACAGCCGCCCAACTTCCTCCTTCGAGTTCCAGATGCTCTATGGCGTCCGCCGCGACCTCCAGCGCATGCTTGTCTCTCACGGCTACCGCCTCCGCCTTTACGTCCCCTACGGCGACGCCTGGTATCCCTATTTCATGCGCCGCCTCGCCGAGCGCCCCGCCAACGCCATCTTCATCCTGAAAAACCTCTTCCGCCACTGA